The Fragaria vesca subsp. vesca linkage group LG2, FraVesHawaii_1.0, whole genome shotgun sequence genome includes a window with the following:
- the LOC101308921 gene encoding nucleolar protein 10-like — protein MAYHGGKLKSTSINGVKMYSVANQQPSLATWLDPNKRRALRKDKNYMQRVDLIQDLRFETATTKIKATPDGEFLIASGIYPPQVKVYELRELSLKFERHLDSEIIDFQVLADDYSKLAFLCANRSVYLHAKYGKHYSLRIPRMGRDMAYDCWSCDLLCAASSPELYRINLEQGRFLTSLNTQSPALNVVSRSKLHGLVACGGEDGAVECFDLRMKSPVGRINAVGPAGDIDQEVTAVQFDEKTGFLMAVGSSAGKVLIYDLRSSHPIQVKDHMYGSPILDIKWHQTLNSERPKLITTDSHVVRIWDPDTGEGMTSIEPTAGAINDICTFPGSGLMLLALDCSQIPSYFIPELGPAPNWCSYLQNLTEELEEGAQTTIYDNFKFLTKEELERLRLTKLIGTNLLRAYMHGYFVRYSLYKKAKAMVEPFDYSEYIEQQKKQKLEKEFAGQRITKKRKLPKVNQQLAVKLLEYEETENETKDENETNKPSKKKKALDKNIFEDERFKAIFEDKDFEIDEYSQEYKALHPVSSNKRASLVEEHFRPIMEDEDENHSDATSEDEPEYGNNRIKGKGRAPRLLEVKNERHAEAVWSGASLRHEELLPLGERVKALGDDQRVSALPRGVKLGPGGSREISFRARGSAKYKEDDDVEAERGKRRGVQSLGLKQNRNGFGSRGRGRGGRGGRGGRGRRGRG, from the exons ATGGCATACCATGGCGGCAAACTGAAGTCGACCTCCATCAATGGCGTCAAGATGTACAGCGTTGCTAATCAGCAGCCCTCTCTGGCTACCTGGCTCGACCCCAACAAGCGTCGTGCTCTCCGCAAGGACAAAA ATTATATGCAAAGAGTGGACCTGATCCAGGACCTCCGCTTCGAAACCGCCACCACCAAAATCAAAGCCACCCCCGACGGCGAGTTCCTCATTGCATCTG GTATATACCCACCTCAAGTCAAAGTTTACGAGCTCAGGGAACTCTCCCTCAAGTTCGAGAGGCACCTCGACTCCGAGATTATTGATTTTCAG GTTTTGGCCGATGATTATTCCAAGCTTGCCTTTTTGTGTGCCAATCGTTCTGTTTATCTACATGCCAAATACGGAAAGCATTACAGTTTGCGGATTCCCAG AATGGGTAGGGATATGGCTTATGATTGCTGGTCATGTGATTTGCTCTGTGCTGCCTCTTCTCCTGAACTTTACAGAATTAATTTGGAACAG GGGCGATTTTTAACTTCCCTCAACACACAGTCGCCAGCGCTAAATGTAGTTTCTCGAAG CAAGCTTCATGGTTTAGTTGCTTGTGGTGGTGAGGATGGCGCTGTTGAATGTTTTGACTTGAGAATGAAATCTCCAGTTGGTAGGATAAATGCTGTGGGACCGGCTGGTGACATTGACCAG GAAGTTACAGCAGTACAATTTGATGAAAAAACGGGGTTCTTAATGGCTGTTGGAAGCAGTGCAGGGAAG GTACTCATCTATGACTTGCGTTCATCACATCCTATACAGGTTAAGGATCACAT GTATGGCAGCCCAATATTAGACATTAAGTGGCATCAAACTCTTAATTCTGAACGGCCGAAGCTAATTACCACTGATAGTCACGTTGTTAGAATATGGGACCCTGATACG GGAGAAGGAATGACAAGCATTGAGCCCACGGCTGGAGCGATAAATGATATATGTACATTTCCTGGCAGTGGATTGATGCTGTTGGCTCTGGACTGCAGTCAGATACCATCGTATTTCATACCTGAACTTGGACCTGCTCCAAATTGGTGTTCTTACCTGCAAAATCTAACT GAAGAGCTAGAGGAGGGTGCACAGACGACCATCTATGATAATTTTAAATTTTTGACGAAGGAAGAACTTGAGAGGTTGAGGTTGACTAAACTGATTGGAACCAATCTACTCAGGGCTTACATGCATGGGTACTTTGTTCGTTATTCGTTGTATAAAAAG GCAAAAGCTATGGTAGAGCCTTTTGATTATAGTGAATACATTGAACAACAGAAAAAGCAGAAGCTAGAAAAAGAATTTGCAGGACAGCGAATTACG AAAAAGAGAAAATTGCCCAAGGTCAACCAACAGTTGGCAGTGAAGTTGTTGGAGTATGAAGAAACAGAAAATGAAACTAAAGATGAAAATGAGACGAACAAGCCATCCAAGAAAAAGAAGGCACTTGATAAAAATATTTTTGAAGATGAGCGATTCAAAGCAATTTTTGAAGATAAG GACTTTGAAATTGATGAGTATTCACAAGAATACAAGGCTTTACACCCAGTTTCTTCTAACAAGCGAGCATCTCTGGTGGAAGAACACTTCAGACCTATCATGGAAGATGAAGACGAGAATCATAGTGATGCAACATCAGAGGACGAGCCTGAATATGGAAACAACAGAATAAAAGGGAAAGGACGAGCTCCAAG ATTGTTGGAAGTCAAGAATGAGCGGCATGCAGAGGCAGTCTGGAGTGGCGCATCACTTAGACATGAGGAGCTGCTGCCATTGGGAGAAAGGGTAAAAGCACTCGGAGATGATCAGCGGGTTTCTGCCCTCCCAAGAGGTGTTAAGCTGGGGCCCGGAGGGTCACGTGAGATTTCCTTTAGAGCTAGAGGCTCCGCAAAATATAAAGAGGATGATGATGTAGAAGCAGAGCGTGGAAAGAGACGGGGAGTTCAGTCATTGGGACTAAAACAAAATAGGAATGGATTTGGAAGCAGGGGTAGAGGTAGAGGGGGCAGAGGTGGCAGAGGGGGCAGAGGCAGAAGAGGCCGCGGGTGA
- the LOC101309207 gene encoding transcription factor ORG2-like has protein sequence MLALSPPLFSTIGWPLEDHSISHDHDNYYSAESSLLHFPTTLQPQFDQLDHSTPSTAVSGESNISSMVKKLNHNASERDRRKKINNLYSSLRSLVPADHAKRLSIPATVSRVLKYIPELQQQVEGLIQKRDELLSNMSKQENVILQEEKQLQSTARRSGSSLSAVSTSRLSDTELAIQISTVKSTHNIISRILQSLEEDGLEILNASTFESSGGRVFYNLHLQVDMFYRLECENLSHKLMSFYV, from the exons ATGTTGGCTTTATCTCCTCCTCTATTTTCAACAATTGGATGGCCCTTGGAAGATCATTCCATAAGTCATGACCACGACAACTATTACTCAGCAGAATCATCGCTTCTTCATTTCCCAACAACTCTGCAGCCACAGTTTGATCAGCTAGATCACTCCACGCCATCCACCGCAGTCAGCGGCGAGTCCAACATATCTTCAATGGTCAAGAAGCTCAACCACAATGCTAGTGAGCGTGACCGCCGCAAGAAGATCAACAACTTGTACTCATCACTGCGTTCTCTCGTTCCCGCTGATCATGCG AAAAGATTAAGCATTCCTGCCACAGTTTCACGGGTGCTGAAATACATTCCAGAGCTCCAACAGCAAGTAGAGGGACTAATTCAAAAAAGAGACGAGCTTTTATCAAACATGTCCAAGCAAGAAAATGTAATCTTACAAGAGGAAAAGCAGCTACAAAGCACAGCTCGGAGGAGTGGGAGCTCACTATCTGCTGTATCAACAAGTCGTCTTAGTGATACTGAACTTGCCATTCAAATATCCACGGTTAAGTCCACCCACAATATCATATCTCGGATTTTGCAAAGCCTGGAGGAGGATGGGCTTGAAATACTGAATGCTTCTACTTTCGAGTCCTCTGGAGGGAGGGTGTTCTATAATTTACATCTCCAG GTAGATATGTTCTACAGGTTGGAATGCGAGAATTTAAGCCATAAGCTCATGTCCTTCTATGTATGA